A genomic window from Brassica oleracea var. oleracea cultivar TO1000 chromosome C8, BOL, whole genome shotgun sequence includes:
- the LOC106310443 gene encoding uncharacterized protein LOC106310443, producing MRASRGPQIDRLLALPQVYANDDPSFRMGNISATETSKEEALSNYARAQKLISLCGWEPRWLPNIQDCEEHSAQSTRNGCPSGPARNQSRLQDPGPSMKQFSASSRKASGNYEVLGPEYKSESRSPLLDCSLCGVTIRIWDFLTTSRPVPLAPINANLPETSKKMGVTRGTSETSGINGWFANGGMEQQQNEDVDEAETSVKRRLVSNTGTSFYQTAAGTSSSAQLNMSVTRDNYQFSDRGKEVMRRQPSGSETGDRAASYESRGASTRKRNLEDGGSTADRPPYLRIQHADSVEGSVVDRDGDEVNDDSAGPSKRTRGSEVQETCLPFYGRDLSVGGPSHSVDAENEREVNRSEGNEQAVAFPGARDSACASSVIAMDTICHSANDDSMESVENRPGDFDDVNYPSVATAQSADFNDPSELNLSNQAQQSACFQPAHVRSNAEQGISSINDGDEVLNTETVTAQERDGPSLGVSGGSVGMGASHEAEIHGADVSVHRGDSVVGDMEPVAEVIEDLGEFAPDQGVTDDFVPEEMDQEDRLGDSQDRVSQYVERADSGSKIVDSSKAESVESGEKMSNMNVLMNDDIILNQTALIGFISIFKVCDSHV from the exons ATGCGTGCTTCAAGAGGGCCGCAAATTGACCGTCTTTTGGCACTGCCTCAAGTCTATGCCAATGATGATCCCAGTTTTAGAATGGGTAATATCTCAGCTACAGAAACGTCTAAAGAAGAGGCTCTCAGTAACTACGCTCGC GCTCAAAAGCTGATAAGCCTATGTGGATGGGAGCCTAGATGGCTTCCAAATATCCAAGACTGTGAAGAACATTCTGCCCAGTCAACTAGAAATGGGTGCCCTTCAGGCCCAGCTAGAAATCAAAGTCGTCTACAAGATCCTGGTCCAAGTATGAAACAGTTCTCGGCTTCATCTCGAAAAGCCTCTGGAAATTATGAAGTTTTGGGTCCAGAATATAAATCAGAATCCAGATCACCTTTGTTGGATTGTAGTTTATGCGGTGTAACCATCAGAATTTGGGACTTCTTGACCACTTCTAGACCGGTTCCACTTGCGCCTATCAATGCCAATCTTCCTGAAACAAGCAAGAAAATGGGAGTGACACGTGGAACTAGTGAAACAAGTGGAATCAATGGATGGTTTGCTAATGGAGGCATGGAACAGCAGCAAAATGAAGATGTTGACGAGGCTGAAACATCGGTTAAAAGAAGATTAGTATCAAATACAGGTACAAGCTTCTATCAAACTGCAGCTGGTACATCATCCTCTGCGCAGCTGAACATGTCTGTGACGCGTGATAATTACCAATTTAGTGATAGAGGAAAGGAAGTTATGCGAAGGCAACCTTCAGGAAGTGAGACTGGTGATCGTGCTGCTTCATATGAATCACGAGGGGCAAGTACTCGTAAACGGAACCTGGAAGATGGTGGAAGCACGGCTGATAGGCCACCTTATCTACGGATACAACATGCAGACAGTGTTGAAGGGTCTGTTGTTGACCGTGATGGTGATGAGGTTAACGACGACTCAGCAGGGCCTTCAAAGCGTACCCGAGGCTCTGAAGTGCAAGAAACTTGTCTTCCCTTTTATGGGAGAGATTTATCAGTGGGTGGGCCAAGTCACTCAGTGGATGCTGAAAACGAGAGGGAAGTAAATAGAAGTGAAGGAAATGAACAAGCTGTGGCTTTCCCAGGTGCCAGAGACTCCGCATGTGCTTCCTCTGTCATTGCGATGGATACAATTTGCCACAGTGCCAATGATGATTCTATGGAAAGTGTAGAAAACCGTCCAGGGGATTTTGATGATGTAAATTATCCCTCTGTGGCGACAGCTCAAAGTGCGGACTTCAACGATCCTTCAGAGCTGAATTTAAGCAATCAAGCTCAGCAGAGTGCATGCTTCCAACCAGCTCATGTTCGGTCTAATGCTGAACAAGGCATTAGCAGCATAAATGACGGCGATGAAGTACTGAACACAGAGACTGTCACAGCTCAGGAAAGAGATGGGCCGAGTTTAGGTGTAAGTGGGGGTAGTGTCGGAATGGGTGCAAGTCACGAGGCAGAGATCCACGGAGCGGACGTTTCAGTCCATAGAGGAGATAGCGTTGTTGGAGATATGGAACCAGTTGCAGAAGTCATAGAAGATCTGGGAGAGTTCGCACCAGACCAAGGCGTTACTGATGATTTTGTTCCTGAAGAAATGGATCAAGAAGATAGGCTCGGGGATAGTCAAGATAGGGTGTCTCAATATGTTGAAAGGGCGGACAGTGGCTCTAAAATTGTTGATTCATCGAAGGCTGAATCTGTTGAAAGCGGCGAAAAGATGAGCAACATGAATGTGTTGATGAACGACGACATAATTCTGAATCAGACAGCTTTGATTGGGTTTATATCAATTTTCAAGGTGTGTGATTCTCATGTTTAA